The Puntigrus tetrazona isolate hp1 chromosome 3, ASM1883169v1, whole genome shotgun sequence nucleotide sequence GGattgtttataaaacataatgcaGTGCTATGGAACACActactgtattttatatgttgttttttttctctctagaCAAACATACTGAGCTTTCTGGCAGAGCTCTTGTATTGGTTTGAGATCTCAAAGCCAGAGTTTGTTCAGCCCCTGCAGGACTCTGAGCTGACTGGTAAGTGTGTGTCTTGAGGAATGAGCAGTTTATTTTCCTGTACATTTGTATGTTATTTTCTTTAGTTAAAAAGGGATGTGTAAtatgaagttgtttttttcttcttctagaAATGTCTGGCAGGACCAGCAATGGCAACAGCGGGCCCAGCAATAGGTGAAACTGAATTTTTGCAATCTATATAATTTGAAATCATAAACAGTCAAAGTTGCTGCTAAGAATATTTATACCTAagctatttttcattaaaaaaaaatcactgaaattAGTCTTTATAAAATCAAGGTTGAAGCTTACTGTGATTTACTTGTCTTTTATGTGCCAGTGGTTCTCCCTCTATCTTCAAAAAGCCTTTCCTGCCCATCTCTTCCCCTGTGACCACAGCAACAGGTGAGGAAAATGTGCTGTCACTCTGTTCTGAGTCATCATTTgccattatttgtttgttccttttttttgtaatatatgtaaacGCTATGTTGATTCTTGTTCGCATAAAGGAAAAATCACATGGTCTGTGTTTGCATGTTGTATGTGTCATCCagtcatgtgtgtgtttgtgttgtctcTATGATCAGGATCTCTGACTCAGTCTACCTCAATGTCTCATGTAGAAGCAGCAGGACGAACGTGGACTAAGAAACCACTTAGGTAAGGTACTTcagtgttttatgcatttttcttatgaatacttttttaggtaattaataatttttttcttgatgGCTCTTCAGCCGTCccctctcctctgctgtgtccttTAGTATTCCTTTTGGACTGGACAGTGATGTGGACATTGTGATGGGGAACCCTGTTATAACTCGGTCAGTCAGTTCGGACAATCTTAACCCTGCTGGCCAGTCCATGACACATGTCCCATACACACCCCCAGAGGACCTCAGCCACTTGCTTAGTAAGGCTCCTGGGCCTAATGGCCCTCAAAGAGCTTCCTGGGCCACTCGAACACGTCCGATGCTGGCTGAAGAGAACGGCATTGATGATAGTGAAACAGGAGAGCTACCAACCATTGAAGAGGCACTGCAGATCATTCACAATGAAGAAAAGATGGAGCCTCGCCTTCACCCGGATGGGGCTCCTGATGGATTCTACCTGCATTCACCAGATGATCCAGCAACTGCTAGACTTAATGGCAGCCCAGTGACTCTCAGCTCATCAGCCCCGTCTCGCTCAGGAATGCTCTACCATCGATCCTCAGGAGTCCCATCAGAGTCTAGTCGCACCAGACATCCCTCAGAGGGATCCAGAGATGACGACTCCGTGTTAAGAGATGGAAGTGTGGATTCGGATGCCTCAGAAGATCTTCCAAAAACTCACTCCACCCCTGCCACACCTGCCTCAGGCCCTCGCAAAACACAACCGCGTAGTGAAGAGACACCAGATAGTGGTGTTAGGATGACCAATTTTGCTGAGCGAAAGAAGAAACTTGTTCCAGAGCAGGTACGACCCAATGAACCACAGGCCTCACAGATGACTACATGGGCCAAGAAATCAGAGGAGAGTCCCAGTAAGAGTCCAGCTCTCAGCACTGAAATGTCAGAGCTGGGGGCGAGACTGGAAGAGAAGCGGAAGGCTATTGAGGCTCAGAAGAAGCGAATAGAAGCCATCTTTGCCAAACACCGGCAACGGCTGGGAAAAAGTGCCTTcctgcaattaaaaaaagagcaggaGGATGGGGATGGTGAGGAAGGATGTCAAGGAGAGGTTGGTACCTCCTCTGTAGAAGATGACCTCAGCCGTTTGGCACTAGAGGAGAAACTGGCACGCTTGGAGAGTGAGGAGCAGCAAGAGGAGGAACAGCTGAAGAAGGGTCCCTCAGTAGAAGAAGAGGGAAATATTAAGCCCCCTTTCCAACCGGACAGCACAGTAGAAAGAGAAAAGGCTGGAGTAGGAGTTCCTGGAGGAAAAGGCACAGCTCCTCTGGGAGATTACAACAATGCCGTGTCTAAACTAAGTGCTGCTCTCAATTCTCTACAAAGCGATATGCAGCGCCTCTCGGAGCAGCAGAACCAGCTGATGAAGAAGAAGGGAGCTCCCAACAATCAGGCTTGGGTCATCCCACCCAGCTCCAAACCCTCAACAACTGCACCTTCTCGTTTGTCAAGGGAGTCCACTCGTGACCTGCCCTCAGCCTCGTCTTCTCCTTCCCCATCTCGCAAGATTGCAAGTCACAGCGCTCCACCCAAATCACCTGCGTCCCACCGTAGGGCACAGTCTGCACCTCCAAAGAGCCCCAAACTGCATCACCACCCTCGACCTGCAGAGCTCAAGACTCCTGTTTCCACAAGAGTCATAACTCCCCCTCAAAGTGTGGACAACCTTCCTCATTTGCGAAGAGTTTCCCCTTGGCAATACAGGGATCAGAACTCATCCTCTTTTAGCATAGGTACCTCCAGTCAGAGTGAGTCTCGCTCAGCTTCCTCCCTGGCTAGACCAGAGGACAACTTTTCAGACACTGGCTCCAGTGAGGACCATACAATCTTCAGTATGGAACTGGACAGCGGATCTTCACAAATTCTGCCTCGAAAGGAGCGCCAGGGTGGGGGAAGCAGCTCAGGAGCTCCTTCCGAGTGCTCCTTTGAGAGTGACATTCCTGCAGCATCTTTCAATGGCAAGCGCAACAGCCTTATCGAGATCTCACTGTCCTCTCTCAAAGCGTTAGAGGCTGAAGAAGCCGATCAGAGCCAGGATCTCTTCTCCGATTCAATGAGCGACCAAACGGAGCCAGAAACTAGGGGCGGAGTTGGATTCTTCTTCAAGGTTAGTGAAAAATCACTTGATAAACATTTAGTCtaaaaaagactttatttaaCTGTCTCAAACTCTCTAGCAGGATGAAGCTCGACCTGAGGATGAGATGGAAAGGAGAAGAGCTGCATTACTTGAGAAACAACAAAAGAGAGCGGAGGAGATGAAGAGACGAAGACAGGagcaagaaaaagagagggaggcaAGGTAATGATTACCAACAATGCTGTAAAAAGTGGCAgctatgaatggtatgaatgatACCACAAATTGTTAGACATATTGAGAGATAATGTGTAATTTAACCTTTTATCAGTTAACCTTTGATTGAAGGAGAGGTCTCAGCCaaaacaatgctgaaaacaaGTATCTTAAGTCTTTTCATACacactttcaaaaataaaggtacaaaagctgccaCTGGGGCATGTCTCTACCTAAAGGATTTGTTTTAGTACCttttaaaggtacatattagtacataTATACCTAATGGATGCAAATGTGTgccttttgaaaatgtaccgCCCcactgacagcttttgtacttttatttttgcaagtGTAAGGGTGTTGTTGAAACTGGGAGCCAAATTTCATCATCGGACTTAGTTGTGGGGTCTTTTTTTAACCAGTTACTACCTAACAACCACCCACTTCTTGCGTTTTCATCCTAACACCTTGGAACACCTTGGCAAGTGCTTAGAGATTTCCTGGCCATTAaatgtgggtggttgctagttttttggggggtttttttgtatgtcaACTAATGCACTTCCACTTAATATGTTAATCCCTATGTTACCTTTTGGACATTGTGAGCTTTATTAGTGCTGTCTGTAAATGTTACTGTAGGTCATCTTCGGTGGATGAGCCTCGAGGAGGAGAGGATAGACCTCAAACTCCTTCTACCCCTCCGCCTCCACGCACCCCTCCACCAGAGGGCACTCCTCAGCGGCGTGGAGACTTCACTCGCCAGGAGTATGAACGGCGACATCAGCTAAAAATAATGGAGGATCTAGATAAAGTTCTCCGCCAGAAACCCACTACAGTAAGAGGCGTCAAGAAGCAGAGGCCCAAAACAGTGTTCAGAGATGACTCCGACCTCTCTCGCAGCCCTGCCAAAGGGTTTATGGGTAGGATAATGTTAATCCGGAATCTTATTTCCACTGATAATCACAGTTAAAAGCTGTATGTGATTTGTccattcttttctctctcaggtTCAAgactaaataaagtttattcTCATTCAACAATGAATCTGTCCTCCATGGCCAATGACAGTGGAACGCTAACTGTTAGAAAATCTCCAAGGTAATTCTAAGCTGTATTGGTTTGTCTGATTGAAAACCTGCTCTTAATTGTGACCCCATCTCTAAATATTTATTCCTTCCCACAGTCGTTCTCATTCACCATCCAGACTGCTGTCTCCAGGCCGTCTTGCTGCACAAAATGGGGACTGGGAAAATGCATCTACAATTTCATCCCCAGCTTCCATCCCAGAATACACTggtaaactataaaaaattacacactaTGCAGTTTAGTAAGTGTTTGCTAAAGCATTTGCTCAAAATTGGTATAATTGTTTATAGGGGTGTAATGATATGCGTATTGTGTATCATAAgattcatggtcattttccaaatcatagtGATCATAcctatccccttgttagtggagactTGAGTGagcagagagagcaaagacaACTCATTTCTTTGGATGTGAGCACTGTTTTTGCTAACTTGATTGgtgaaatacacacacttgtatCTTTGCATCCTTGTTAACACAGCAGGTcttaagtgaaagcaaacagctgagaaagaaaacatgtaaGGGGCCATTCATACAAAACGTGTCTTTATGTCTAAAAATGCGAGACGCAGCACaaaggaatgtttttttaaaattgcagtgTAGAACGAGAGGGTCTCGAGATGCGCTTTTGCGAATGTGATGCAATAAACAACTATAAcggaaataatataaataggtagtgtttttatacatttgattaGCCTAGCAACTCGTATTTGTTCTACTGGTGtcgttttttttgctttttttgtcatattgctTGTATTTGGTTTCTGgttcttatttaataatttattgccATATCTCGAGTccactatatataaatacttggAGATAATTTATTGCCTTAGCATTGCAGTTTGGGAATTTAGCATGGGCAAGTACCATCTGCAGAAAATCAGGAAAAATTGTTTCGCTTATTTGATCACAAACTTTGACTTCTGTTTCAGGGCCGAAGCTCTACAAGGAGCCGAGCTTCAAGTCCAATAAGTTCATTATCCATAATGCCATCTCTCGCTGTTGTTTGGCAGGCAAGGTCAATGAACCTCAGAAAAACAAGATTGTAGAGGTAAGTGACCTGTCAGTCAGTCTATTTAGTACACTCTGGGCTCTCATGACTCACTGCAGACATATTTGCATGCATGATGTAATGATCTGTTCcgttcatttccatttttttcctgtCTACGAAAAGGAAATGGAGAAAAGCTCTGCAAACCATTTTCTCATCCTGTTCCGGGACGCTAGCTGTCAATTCCGGGCGGTTTACACGATGAACCCAGAAACGGAGGAGATGGTTAGGCTCACAGGTATCGGGCCGCGTGTTATCAGTCCCACTATGGTAGAGTCTATCTACAAGTACAGCTCTGACCGCAAGCAGTTCACGGCCATCCCGTCCAAGACCATGTCCATGAGCGTGGATGCCTTCACCATTCCCAACCACCTATGGGAGCGCAAGCGCCCGGGAACCCCAAAGAAGCTCGGGACCCCAAAATAAAGCCTGCTGGAAATGCCAACTATGCCTGAGCTGACCACATCACCCTGGGTTTCTGTTCCCACTCCAGCAGAGTAGCGGGGCACAGTGGAGTGCATGCCTGGAGAAGGAGTGGGGTAACAAAAAAGAGCCCTAATACAGAAAATCCTAATATAAAGTGCCCTCAGAGGTTCATGCCGGGTGACTGTGCAGGTCAAGTTACAAAGATCTATTTAGAAATCTTCATTGCCATTTTCTTAAGGTAACTCAAGTCATAAGGGCCTGATTGGTTTTCTAAGATTGTACAAAACGTATCCTTGGCATTTTAGATGCAACTTTCCAGTCTCACCTTTCAAGTAAAATGAATGTCCTCCAGAAAAAGATCCTCAGAAATGTTACTATCTTCCAACTCCTTCCCTCCTTTACTCACTGAACTGGATCCATTGACATGTAAAGGATGCCCCAGATGAAATCGGATCTTTGCTCTTTGATGAATGTAGGGCACAAACCAACACAGGCCTTCTTATCGTCTGTTTTTTGTCATCAGCTTCTCAGTCGTAAGGGTCTGAATGTAGAACTGTATTACAAAGGGGCACAGCCACTCTCCAGCGGAAAAGTCCCACGCTGCTGTCCATTTAGAGTCTGTCTTGCTCTTTAATCAAACCGCCCTGTCGTTTGGCCTTCCTAAAGTCAGTCGCAGACATCtggatgtttgttttcttaatgCTTCGGACCTAATCTAACTGGATCACTCATGGTTTTGGACCTCAGGAGAGCATGTTAAAGACTCAGATATTTTTCCTTCCCATTTGCTTTAAtgaagaatgaatgaaaaagcgAAAAAATTGCCAGAACGTGCTGTCGATTTCCATTAACGATACTCAGAAAATGAAGGAAGTCTTTTTACTCTGTTTAGCTGTAACTGGAAAaataatgtaagaaaaaaaatcaagcctgatttaatatactgtatatttgaatgCTGTTTATTGCTGAttcatgcataattttttttttgacaatgatTTGTATATTGTGGCGATTTGTAAGCAATGAATAAGCTACCCTGCTGCTTCACTACTAGAGCTGGATGTGCTGGTGTGAATGGGTGTGTGAACGGGACCGGGGACAGAATGAGACAGATGGTGAGAAACAATAAAGGCAAATCTGATATTAACTCTCACTCATGTACCCAGAGCTGAATGAACAAGTAACGAGTAACACATACTTACATCCCAACATGCAGCAGCATATAGTGATATACCAATAGTGAACACCAACAGAAAGTGACATTAAAAGGAAGTGATTAAAGGCAGATGAGCAGCCCTGGTGTCTCCAGCCTTAAACGGTTATGTTGTTTCTATTACTATGATCTATGAATAGTCTCCAAACTGTCTAACTTGGCCTTATTCGTTTCTTGGATGGCTTGAAGTTgtcttttttgtaataaaaggggcatttagtctgtttttctttatcaaagcactaaaacaactgATTCAGTCAGGCCACCCTTTCCTGTCTTTGGGGAATCAGATGAAGTACTTCACAGATTCGCTGTAAAGatgtacatatttttgtaaagagccaaaaaaaaatcatttttgaaatgaTTGGATGATATGTTTCTGTGTCAAATGAATGGGAGGATGTGTGTTCGTGTGTCGGTTGCATGCGTTTGTCTGTCGGGTGAAACATGATGGTGTAATGTAACTGGATTCTGTGCAATTCTGTAGAATGTTAGGTCACCTAAAGTGTATTTATTGGGTAAGGATGAGCTAgagttttctgttttagtttgagattttattatttatgttctGGCAAATGTGGTGATTCACTCGTTCATTTCAGAAAGCAcattaatgttttgtatttttcttttactgtttCCATGTTAATGTTGGTAGATTTAGTTTTCTCCCAAATTCTTTGATTATGGATCAATCCCATGTGACAggattagaaaaataaaatttttaaataatcccaGTTATTTCTCATCGTCACTGATTTTACTTAAGTTCTACAAGTTACATACATTATATCAACTTTTGTTGCCATTgtgaacatttctttttacttttaaacataGCGTTTTTACATGGCCATGCCGGTTTTTTATGTTCCTATTATTCCTACTCCCTTTTAACGTGGGTGAATGTTAAAACAGTCCCGGTCATATTTCACTTCCAAATAAATTGAAACCATGTGATCATTCTTGAGTAGAGTCTTTTTACTAGAAGTAATAAGTTACATTAGTAATTGTTTCTTTTAGGCAAaacgtttttctttttgaagtgaaatatgacctggaCATGTTCTTGATGGACTTCATAATCTTTAATCTATAGCTGCTTTCTAGACACAGGACACATGATATCAAACCATAGAAATTTACATATACAGGCACTTTTATTGGAAACAAACTGACGCAAAGAGTGATGAGTCTCTGTGACTGAGAGGTTAGactctttttggttttgttttttgttttttgtggcaGTGTTTGTATGCTTGAATTTTTGACTGGACGTGATCTATAACTGTAAGGTGAGTGGTTAAAATAACGCATATGTGCTTTACATCTCATACCATCACAATCCTTACAACTACTGTCTGTTTACCTTCTTGTTAAATAGTACATAGTGCCAGCCAACAATGGCAACTGAATTTGTTCAGCGCTCAAAACTATTACAAACTACATATGAAAGGATTTCCGAaaacaggttttatttttaatttatatcatGTGTGCTTAGCGTGAAGCATTTCAGTCAGCAAAGAGTTGCAAGGCAGATCTCCCAGCAGGTGGCGCTGATACAGGTATTCCTCCACCTGCAGGCTGATGCTGCGCACCTCTGGCAGACGGAGAAGCAGCTGTCCAAACTTGTCAGTCTGACCTGGATGGGTTTGCATAGTGTGGTCCATCAAAGCCCTGTTTACACGCTCTTGAGTTTGTTCTACCTGCCTCCGGTCCTGTACTGATTTAACATCTGCAAAACACATGACCCTTACAACACCGGTCCAACATGACTTGTTCagatgaaaaggaaaaagaaaccCACCTGGGTTGAATAGAACCAGATATTTGAGACACACAAACTCTTCTCTGTCTAGTTGTAGTGACTTAAGCTTGGAGACAAGGTCCTGAGCTCTGGACACCAAACTACTGAGAGTTGCCCCAGCCTGACTGAGGATGGTTGATACTTCAATCTGGTACAATAAAAGCAAGTCAAAGAGAATGCAAAGACACCTAAACAGTCATTAAACTGTAACTATGAAGTGCAGCATTGCCCAGCCCTGTTCCTGGAGGCACTCCAATGGTACAAATTTCCCAACTCTTCTTAATTCATACCACCTGATTCAACTCCTCAGCATATTAGTACAGACTGAAACAGATAGGTCAGATAAGGTAGACATCTAATATGTAGGGCGTAAATATTCATGCACATCTCGTTAATCTACGCACTTAAAGCGGTGCACTATTGAGTTCAGTTTCGAGGGTGATACATTTGCTATACTGAACACAATGTTGCTTAGCTTGTCAGTGATTTACGGCTGCTGCTCCATTAAACAGGTGATGTAGATTTACTGCTAATTAAAGAAGCGGCTGTACTGGTGAGTTTAGCATACAATATATTGCCCAGCCTTACTAAAATGTGCCCTGTTGGAGTGGGACAGAGTAGGGAAATGCTGGTTCAGTGTTAGAGCATTCCTTACCTGTTGCCCAGTAATCAGACAGATGCTGCCATCTCTCCCAAAAGCCACCTGCCTGCATAAGTGATCCAGGACAAGAAGCTCACTCCAGCAGCTCTGCAGTAACACCATTTGATCCTCCACCTGCAAAAGATCAAGTACTCTTGTTATGCAGCATTGGACAGCTTAGACCAATGATTCTCAACTCTGGTCCTTGAGGTTCACTTTCCTgctgagtttagctccaaccttgATCAAGTAGTATTatagcatataatataataaaaccataTAATATATGgataaatagcatatatttatttaatgccatgTTAAATTGGGCTATTTTCAtgacaaaacaatttaaaaaaatacaagtatGCAACCTCGATCAAACTTACTTCTTTGATTGGGGTTGGAGCTAAATGAGTTGAGAACCCCTGAACAAATCTGTCCTGAGTATCCCCAACCACCACATATTTTGTATGTCTCTCTCATAGGCCACACCCAATTCAAGTCTTGTGGATTTGACTAATTAGCTAATGCGTTAATTTAgggagaacaaaacaaaacatgctgtGATTGGGGGGTCTCTAAGACCTGTTTAAGAATCACTGACATAGACAATTTTTTTAGAAAGGCAGGTTTTGGAGGGACACTGTCATGAAGAGTTTAgttccaaccctaattaaacatgcctgaacaagctaatcaatgtttttaagtaaactactggcaggtgagtgtgtgtgtgtttgtgtttgttttctctctctcagagttggagctaaactctctGAGCTGTCGTTGTTGGAAAAAGTCACAAACGTTAACCTCTTGTCTGCTTACAGTGGAAATATGTGTTGTTTTTGGACCCTAGGTGTAAGCATGGGATGCTGGTATCACCGCTGGGCTTCTAAAAGAGGGAGATTTCTCATTCAACTAGGAAGGCAATACTACTCCGCAGTTTCCCCAGCAAGTTTTGGTAGTGGTGAACATGGCCCTGGTGCTCCACTACTTAGACCAGGACTTGCCATCTTAAACCAGGTTGGTACAGTCACCAAGATCTTGTCAAGTAGCACAAGGCTCTGAATCAACATTTTAAGCAATAAACCAAATTTTAGGCATGCAAAGGGGTAGAGTTATGGTTCGCCTTGGGGTTGACATTAGATACACACACCAATCTTATCAACCAGCAATTGCCCTGTGATTTTAAGCTCCAAACCCAAGTAAAAAAGCCTGagccagctaatcaaggtcttactaGGCATACTAGAAACGTCCAGGCAGTGTTGAGGGAACGTGGAGCTAAACTCTACATGATCGTGGAAGCAATGATGTTGTAAGACCAACAAAAGATGGTGATTCAGAAATTGTATGGGTAAAACACAGTGACCAGCTCAGAACAACAGACACATTCGTACTGGTCTTTTCAGCAGTGATATTGAAGATAACACTAACAATTAACACATCCACTGTATGTGTGATCATGTGCAAACTCCTCTACCTTAAGCTCCTTAAACAGTGTGCTGTTTCTTGCCCACTCCACCAGTCCAAACAAAGTCTGGTCAGCCATTTTGCACATGATGCTGAAGGTATTGAGGCGGTCATGTTTTCCTCGGCAGGCCTGTTCTCTTTGGAGGCTCGCTAACACCCGTGTGCAAAGCTGCTTCTCATCTGGCTCAGCTTGTAGGAGCTCGTTGAGGAAGTATGAACTAGGGGTTGGAGTTGAACTGGGTGTCAAGTTCTGTGCTGGTGTCGGGGTGGAACTTGGAGTTGAGGTTGGCGTGAGTGTAGGTGCAGATGTGGAGAGAACTGTAGGAGAGATTGGAGCAGGGGGTGTCACAGAAGCAGGGCTGTAGGTAAAGGGGAGCTCTCTTTTCTCTGGAGGGTATCCATGGAAGCCTGGATAACACATTGTGTGGAAATGTAGGGTTGGATCAGACAGTGTCCGGTCTCTGGGTAGGGTGCAGTCCAACAGCATGGGAAACTCAGATTGGCTCATACTGTGATGAAAGGCCTGAGGAGGATGGTAATGGTCAGAGCCAAGAGAAGCAGGGGAGGGGTTGAGGACATGAAAATCGTGAGGTACAGCAGGGACCAGTGCTTGTGGTCCCTCTATTTTGACTCTGTAGGGGGCAGTGTTTGTCTGGTGATGAGTCCCTCTTTGCTGTTTCAGTTGCCTGTCCCGTCGGTACAAAGGTCCAAACTTGTTTCGCCCACCCCTCATTCTGTCTGCGCGAACAGCTGTGACaagtaatattacaattaaataaatcactcaCTGTGATGTTCAAAAGAGCATGAAAAATTCTGACAGTTCTTAATTGTTTCTTAACCCAGTTCCTGAAGGCACACCAACATTAAACATTTGCCATTTCCTGCTAATCAAACACTTTCAATTCATCAGAACTTTAGTAGAGACATCAAAAGCAGAAGTGGACTGGACGGTAaggtatacatttaaaaatgtgcagtgGTGGGGCTGCATTAAAGTTGGTTAAttttaacaaacttttttttttttttttttctgcttatgCGCAAACGACATTTTTCCCTTTACTGTGTCATCAAAGATTGCTATTGCAATGGTTTATTGTTTCAAAGATAAGTGGGAACAAGATCAGAGCTATCTTGGATGGCTAATATCTCAAACACAATAACTGCgtcttattttaaagaattgaaGAAATCGCTACGTAACTTATGGGCCGAATGGTTGCAAGCATACCTTCTTTCTTCATGCCAACAGCTAAACATTTCTGAAAGCGGCAGTAAGGACATCGTTTCCTCTGGGCTGGGTCCATGGGGCAGCACTGTGCATCTGAACACGTATAGCGCTTGTTATTCTGTACAGAGCGCTTAAAAAAGCCCTGGTGAGAATATTTGCCTTTTAGTGTTTAAGAATTAATTAggatataatagtaataacaaatttattatttattttggatagCAATTATTCTGTGCTTGTGAGTGCCTAACTGATGGTACAGCTTACCTTACAGCTCTCGCATGTGAGTAGACCATAGTGATATCCTGACACCCTGTCACCACACACCGGACAGCCCTCCTCTTGAGTTGCCCTACCGTCTGGGTCTGGTTTTAACTCCTGAGCTAAGGGACATcacatttattgtaaatgtaagcGTTAATGGctctttatttcttaaaataactcCTTACTTGTCACCTTCACGAAACGGAAAATGCAAACCAAGAAGCCTACTGTAAGTGGGCTGTAAGGTTGAACATTTTTATGACCGGTCTATCTGATAAATTGGGGGTTGCAGTCTATTATCTCAAATAGGCTTAGTCTCTTATCACTTGATTAAACATTGAGATATACGGCTTACATAATCCTTACAGTTTGATTATTTTCAGCAGCAGTCAAAAGATAAAACATTTCTGACTAAATGTTCTTTGGATTTGCTGAAGCAGATTGAAGATCCAACCGTAGGACAAGTTTTTGGAATTTCGCAGCAATTCTTATGGAAACTGAATTAGCAAACATTTGAAGTCCGTGACTATGCTCAAATTGTATTGCATTAGCAATTAATGCTATCGCTAAATCCTTCTCAGGATCTGAAGTTCTACTTACATGTTGACGGTCTCGCTTGTGACACAAGGTCCTGTGCGTAATTGGCAGAGTGGAGGGCAGTGGGCTGGGGGTTATCCAGAGGATAGTTTGAGATGTTCATGGTCCATAGGAGAGGGGTGGCACGGGTCACCGTAAGCTGTCATTCATAGCTGTACAGGCCTCCAGGACTCGGAGCAGGACAGAAAGCAGGCACAGACACGGGCTGTCTCAGAGATGGTGTAAAGGCCCTCAGTTGGACTTTGCTCCATGCTGAGGGTAATAAACCTGAGTCTGTCACACCTTCCCAACAAGCAAGATCTCATTCATGCAAGGTGCATTGCAGGAGCAGAATATATCGAGGAACGGACTCAACacaagaaaataaacacaaaaatatctgaTGCTGAAATACTTGTGCATCCGTTCTTAAAAGTGCCAAATGAGTCTTTTTAAATTTATCATAGAGATTCATTACAGTCTTCTTCCTTTTTGTTCTTCCATAtctatttctatacatttaagCAGATAGG carries:
- the camsap3 gene encoding calmodulin-regulated spectrin-associated protein 3 isoform X6, which translates into the protein MVDSNAMRKTFVVPDIKPLDQYDLPRAKICASVGWLLAKSYGNAENVPVELRDPFYCDQYEQEHLKPPVTRLLLSPELYCRTYGLLLGGSPGAEGPPKDIPALLQVLGRKGLAPKDQNAPVTEAELRQKPIKMSAHLELIDALMAVGAMETVSTVLASGGSELLGTDATWDRALLYWVKTLNRKLKEQTDGTQNDASQPSTEPEPVQPSCPTRWYWKLVPIRYRKDRMQSKLKPYFPVVNEVKDLSNGCAIAAVIHYYCPGLLRLEDVCMKDSMSVADSLYNLQLIREFCDSCLKSCCPLVLEDLLYSTAELKTNILSFLAELLYWFEISKPEFVQPLQDSELTEMSGRTSNGNSGPSNSGSPSIFKKPFLPISSPVTTATEAAGRTWTKKPLSIPFGLDSDVDIVMGNPVITRSVSSDNLNPAGQSMTHVPYTPPEDLSHLLSKAPGPNGPQRASWATRTRPMLAEENGIDDSETGELPTIEEALQIIHNEEKMEPRLHPDGAPDGFYLHSPDDPATARLNGSPVTLSSSAPSRSGMLYHRSSGVPSESSRTRHPSEGSRDDDSVLRDGSVDSDASEDLPKTHSTPATPASGPRKTQPRSEETPDSGVRMTNFAERKKKLVPEQVRPNEPQASQMTTWAKKSEESPSKSPALSTEMSELGARLEEKRKAIEAQKKRIEAIFAKHRQRLGKSAFLQLKKEQEDGDGEEGCQGEVGTSSVEDDLSRLALEEKLARLESEEQQEEEQLKKGPSVEEEGNIKPPFQPDSTVEREKAGVGVPGGKGTAPLGDYNNAVSKLSAALNSLQSDMQRLSEQQNQLMKKKGAPNNQAWVIPPSSKPSTTAPSRLSRESTRDLPSASSSPSPSRKIASHSAPPKSPASHRRAQSAPPKSPKLHHHPRPAELKTPVSTRVITPPQSVDNLPHLRRVSPWQYRDQNSSSFSIGTSSQSESRSASSLARPEDNFSDTGSSEDHTIFSMELDSGSSQILPRKERQGGGSSSGAPSECSFESDIPAASFNGKRNSLIEISLSSLKALEAEEADQSQDLFSDSMSDQTEPETRGGVGFFFKQDEARPEDEMERRRAALLEKQQKRAEEMKRRRQEQEKEREARSSSVDEPRGGEDRPQTPSTPPPPRTPPPEGTPQRRGDFTRQEYERRHQLKIMEDLDKVLRQKPTTVRGVKKQRPKTVFRDDSDLSRSPAKGFMGSRLNKVYSHSTMNLSSMANDSGTLTVRKSPSRSHSPSRLLSPGRLAAQNGDWENASTISSPASIPEYTGPKLYKEPSFKSNKFIIHNAISRCCLAGKVNEPQKNKIVEEMEKSSANHFLILFRDASCQFRAVYTMNPETEEMVRLTGIGPRVISPTMVESIYKYSSDRKQFTAIPSKTMSMSVDAFTIPNHLWERKRPGTPKKLGTPK